From one Nyctibius grandis isolate bNycGra1 chromosome 20, bNycGra1.pri, whole genome shotgun sequence genomic stretch:
- the SRGN gene encoding serglycin, producing the protein MAAKMQLLIRCNGRIFLAICLILFVGYTAQGAPVQKARYKRVRCRPDAWSANCIEEKGPWFYMPTGGANRILPPMADPSLMKSYQELSDIFPLSDEESGSGFDAAVEAEPASGSGLGDGFSEAKLPVFLAGPRGGELKQKLTEEDLLL; encoded by the exons ATGGCGGCCAAAATGCAGCTCCTTATCAGATGTAACGGGAGGATTTTCCTGGCTATTTGTTTAATCCTCTTTGTGGGATACACAGCACAAG GTGCTCCGGTGCAGAAGGCAAGGTACAAGAGAGTGAGGTGCCGGCCCGATGCCTGGTCTGCTAACTGCATTGAAGAGAAGGGGCCCTGGTTTTACATGCCCACCGGCGGAGCCAACAGGATCCTTCCTCCCATGGCAGACCCGTCCCT GATGAAGAGCTACCAGGAGCTGAGCGACATATTCCCGCTCTCGGATGAGGAATCCGGCTCTGGGTTCGACGCCGCGGTGGAAGCGGAGCCAGCCTCTGGGTCGGGGCTTGGCGACGGCTTCTCCGAGGCAAAGCTGCCCGTCTTCCTAGCGGGCCCGCGAGGCGGCGAGCTGAAGCAGAAGCTAACGGAGGAGGATTTGCTCCTGTAG
- the VPS26A gene encoding vacuolar protein sorting-associated protein 26A, translating to MSFLGGLFAPVCEIDVILNDAETRKPAEIKTEDGKVEKHFLFYDGESVSGKVNISFRQPGKRLEHQGIRIEFVGQIELFNDKSNTHEFVNLVKELALPGELTQNRSYDFEFMQVEKPYESYIGANVRLRYFLKVTIVRRLSDLVKEYDLIVHQLATYPDVNNSIKMEVGIEDCLHIEFEYNKSKYHLKDVIVGKIYFLLVRIKIQHMELQLIKKEITGIGPSTTTETETIAKYEIMDGAPVKGESIPIRLFLAGYDPTPTMRDVNKKFSVRYFLNLVLVDEEDRRYFKQQEIILWRKAPEKLRKQRTNFHQRFESPESQASAEQPEM from the exons ATG AGTTTTCTTGGAGGCCTTTTTGCTCCTGTTTGTGAGATTGATGTTATTCTTAATGATGCTGAAACACGAAAACCAgcagaaatcaaaacagaagatGGTAAAgtagaaaagcattttctcttcTATGATGGAGAATCTGTTTCGggaaag GTGAACATCTCCTTTAGGCAGCCTGGGAAGAGACTAGAGCACCAAGGAATTAGAATTGAATTTGTAGGACAAATTG AACTTTTCAATGACAAAAGCAATACACATGAATTTGTAAACTTAGTGAAAGAACTGGCCTTACCCGGAGAACTGACCCAAAACAGAAGCTATGACTTCGAATTCATGCAGGTTGAAAAGCCATATGAATCCTACATTGGTGCCAATGTCAGACTGAG GTATTTTCTAAAAGTGACAATAGTGAGACGGCTGTCAGACTTGGTGAAAGAATATGATCTGATTGTTCACCAGCTTGCTACGTACCCAGATGTAAACAACTCAATTAAAATGGAAGTAGGCATTGAAGACTGTCTTCATATAGAGTTTGAATACAATAAGTCAAA GTATCACTTAAAGGATGTGATTGTtggaaaaatttatttcctcttaGTGAGAATAAAAATTCAGCACATGGAGTTGCAGCTGATCAAAAAGGAGATTACTGGAATTG GACCCAGTACCACAACAGAGACGGAAACCATTGCAAAGTATGAAATAATGGATGGTGCACCAGTTAAAG gtgaatcGATTCCTATAAGACTGTTCTTAGCAGGCTATGACCCAACTCCAACAATGAGGGATGTGAACAAAAAGTTTTCAGTGAGGTACTTCTTAAATCTAGTGCTTGTGGATGAAGAAGACAGACGGTACTTCAAACAGCAG gaaataattttatggaGAAAAGCTCCTGAGAAGCTGAGGAAACAACGAACAAACTTTCACCAGCGATTTGAATCTCCAGAATCACAAGCATCTGCTGAGCAACCTGAAATGTGA
- the SUPV3L1 gene encoding ATP-dependent RNA helicase SUPV3L1, mitochondrial: protein MESSSVSADLHIILNDICCGAGHVDDLFPFFLRHAKQIFPMLDCMDDLRKISDLRLPPNWYPDARAIQRKIIFHAGPTNSGKTYHAIQRFLSAKSGIYCGPLKLLAHEIFQKSNDANVPCDLVTGEERVYANEDARQAPHIACTIEMCSTNTPYEVAVIDEIQMIRDPARGWAWTRALLGLCAEEIHVCGEAAAIDLVTELMYTTGEEVEVRNYKRLTPLTVLDYALESLDNLQPGDCIVCFSKNDIYSVSRQIEARGLECAVIYGSLPPGTKLEQAKKFNDPDDPCKILVATDAIGMGLNLCIKRIIFNSIVKPTVNEKGEKEIDSITTSQALQIAGRAGRYGSSFKQGEVTTMHRDDLVQLKEILSETVRPVKAAGLHPTAEQIEMFAYHLPDATLSNLIDIFVSLSQVDGLYFVCNIDDFKFLADMIQHIPLNLRSRYVFCTAPLNRKEPFVCTTLLKFARQFSRNEPLTFDWLCRHTKWPLAAPKNIKELVHLEAVHDVFDLYLWLSYRFMDMFPDAVLVRDIQKKLDNIIQVGVCNITKLIRASQSAAALATAEVVSEDFPLSRTKRDTRIVSDRRGARSTDALSVAVEVPGERRAKNSKAYRSATRQEDLKSHGRGSLANRLLREGLLTQEMLRQLESEWQDQHRNSRYGLGSKRDDQNSSKETGKKKK from the exons ATGGAATCCAGTTCTGTGAGTGCTGATTTGCATATTATTCTCAATGATATATGCTGCGGTGCAG GTCACGTGGATgatctctttccatttttcctgaGGCATGCAAAGCAGATCTTCCCGATGCTGGACTGTATGGATGATCTGCGCAAGATCAGTGATTTGAGGTTGCCACCAAACTG GTATCCGGACGCCAGGGCTATTCAGAGAAAGATAATATTCCATGCCGGTCCTACAAACAGTGGAAAAACTTACCATGCTATCCAGAGATTTTTGTCAGCAAAATCTGGAATATACTGCGGTCCGCTAAAACTTCTGGCTCATGAGATCTTCCAAAAGAGTAATGATGCT AATGTGCCATGTGACTTGGTGACAGGAGAAGAGCGTGTGTATGCCAATGAAGATGCCAGACAAGCTCCTCATATTGCTTGTACCATTGAAATGTGCAGCACTAATACACCTT atgaaGTTGCTGTGATCGATGAAATTCAGATGATCAGAGATCCTGCCAGAGGGTGGGCTTGGACAAGAGCCCTTCTAG GACTCTGTGCAGAAGAAATCCACGTCTGTGGAGAAGCTGCTGCTATTGACTTGGTGACAGAGCTCATGTACACTACAGGGGAGGAAGTTGAA GTCCGAAACTACAAAAGACTCACTCCTCTTACTGTGCTGGATTATGCCTTAGAGTCTCTAGATAACCTCCAGCCTGGGGACTGCATTGTCTGTTTCAGTAAGAACGACATTTATTCTGTCAGTCGACAGATTGAAGCCAGAGGATTAGAATGTGCTGTCATATATGGCAGTCTGCCACCAG GAACAAAACTTGAACAGGCAAAGAAATTCAATGATCCTGATGATCCATGCAAAATCTTAGTTGCTACAGATGCAATTGGAATGGGTCTCAATTT GTgtataaaaagaataatttttaactcTATAGTAAAGCCAACTGTCaatgagaaaggagaaaaggaaatagaCTCCATTACAACCTCTCAGGCTCTGCAGATcgcaggcagagctgggcgTTATGGCTCATCCTTCAAACAAGGAGAAGTCACTACAATGCATCGTGATGACCTCGTGCAGCTGAAGGAAATTTTGAGTGAGACTGTGCGCCCTGTGAAG GCAGCTGGCCTACATCCTACTGCTGAGCAGATAGAAATGTTTGCGTATCATCTCCCTGATGCCACTCTATCCAATCTAATT GATATTTTTGTGAGTCTCTCACAAGTCGATGGGCTTTACTTTGTCTGCAATATTGATGACTTTAAATTTCTAGCAGATATGATTCAGCACATTCCACTAAATTTACGATCACGATATGTCTTCTGCACTGCACCCTTGAACAGAAAAGAGCCTTTTGTGTGTACCACGTTGTTGAAg tttgcaaGACAGTTCAGTAGAAATGAGCCTCTGACGTTTGACTGGCTCTGTCGGCACACTAAATGGCCGTTAGCTGCTCCAAAGAACATCAAAGAACTTGTACACCTTGAAGCTGTTCATGATGTTTTTGACCTCTATCTGTGGTTAAG TTACCGCTTCATGGATATGTTCCCTGATGCTGTCCTTGTAAGGGATATTCAGAAAAAACTAGACAACATTATACAAGTCGGTGTCTGCAACATCACGAAGCTGATCCGAGCTTCACAATCTGCAGCTGCTCTTGCCACAGCAGAAGTTGTGTCAGAAGACTTTCCTCTTTCAAGGACTAAGAGGGATACCAGGATAGTTTCAGACCGTCGTGGTGCAAGATCCACAGATGCACTCTCTGTTGCAGTGGAGGTTCCgggagaaagaagagcaaagaacTCGAAAGCCTATCGGTCTGCTACAAGGCAGGAGGATCTGAAAAGCCATGGACGTGGGTCTCTTGCCAATAGGTTGCTGCGTGAAGGACTTCTAACACAAGAAATGCTGAGACAGCTGGAGAGTGAGTGGCAGGATCAGCACAGGAATAGTAGATACGGCCTTGGTTCAAAAAGAGATGATCAGAATAGTTCAAAGGAAAcggggaagaagaaaaaatag